The following proteins are encoded in a genomic region of Arachis ipaensis cultivar K30076 chromosome B02, Araip1.1, whole genome shotgun sequence:
- the LOC107626889 gene encoding uncharacterized protein LOC107626889, whose protein sequence is MARNMVKLQSLSITECDKMKLIFSKDKGSTDVKKKETIFPNLKNIKVSNMKSLSEICDFEFPVDSFVKLETAVINECGKLNHVFTHDMVGIFEHLSSLRVTNCKSIKAIFNLDGKNKLAGTSRYATIKLQDVHLQTLPKLEHLFNWKKDRPEGNFNLKNLQKIWVQECGRLENIFSFHVAKTIEDNLEYLVVSDCSQLREIVAEEEDANNPSNTIEFTKLATVKFLRLPKFKRFCRRDYELKLPALNDLSIEICDKLEPHFKRDTTDAQRKPMYFFEEALNELKSLQIGSQHAKLLSNYDSRMDKLEELHFSQLDSTDVLYAFLHSNPNLMSLWLNRCYFQKLVPLERPPNIERLGVVPKLKGLNLMDLPYLEGIGFERDAILQMIESLTLKDCPRLETLAPSSVCLSHLTKLEVVGCKGLKYLISPSTARRLGQLNTMKIINCQSLVEIVSCDRENLGEVDLIFEQLTTLELVALDSLQSFCSFKSCSFHFPILEKFVMNVCPKLENFSQGVSNTPILQKVYLDDDKEKMRWYWKENLQDTIQYIFKHNDFFECMEELSVIEHLDYLEPFWESNKSLQEDLFDNLKTLKLQRCDFKSYAIPSNVLLSLKILEELEVDQCSTIQTIFEMDNTKIKETSFQLKKLTLTGLQNVTHVWQHEKQGILGFQNLQQVTILGCGELKAVFPLSLARNLKKLEELAVAQCEGLLEIVRKEEEAMERTENFEFPNLTTLALCLLPRFSYFYSGNFTLECPDLNELQVFGCSDELELLHSHQQQLLENPSRRQPLFTNKDAIFKVEKLMLNKNHTLELSSWLGQSMNQGLPCLNELNLVDFDEEKNNDVRENSTTPLEILDKTPNLEIIEIYGNHCKTINIPEAAKRILDLKELKLWSLSELNSISGLEYLLKLRLLQVYECPKLTTLGQSCSNLKELHIEGCHGLQCLFTSSSAKMLIQLQELKVLYCDSLKEIVGKEQQSDETATVSAVEFKRLERISLLSLERLECFYSENGMLKLPSLISVEIEQCPRMKIFSQTAIHVEPSRPIQVSYTSSNDDLLFCDDLNVAVAWKSLQQEYHLILRNHPELKDLWLGKMHFPEVSYSSFDYLKLLEVEGCEFLTTAIPSHLFPLLGGLNTLKVRECNSVETIFEVKDTPNMIVIPLFTMTLEKLPTLRHVWNKDPEGKLSHPDIMKIIVDECKSIRFLLPESVAKGDIERLEVKNCAELVEIVTGDELGVNKQVSMNMFPNLSSLTLWNLPNLNFLYHGRQEREFSSSNALLPWHLLPCLHKLEELVVGKCGSFETIFDVEDAPKNDENANMITVIPLKKLTLEHLPALRKVWNKDPKGSVSLPCLEEVVVIDCKSIKNLLPISVSMGSIQKLDVRNCEELVEIVANNEAATEETNKELSMFPTLTSLTLQDLPDLTHIYAGMQILNWPELRELDVYHCKLLKKFAPDSIASAGKDVTPHLERLSLDMEGVKMLEKVLLHLDNQNIKYLKLQGFDDIDESDAFPLEFFSKVPLPNIEMLAVVDSAFKEIFPSKLPDTENYAKILSRLKKLELRNLHKLESTGLELLTWVASSNLAWLEVECCASLKLLFTSSTAKYLVQLQHLYISNCEALQSVIVAYQLHDDDDVITFQELKELSLSKLPKLENFYTGKSTLNFPVLKDVMVTECNRMEHLFTFSTAKSLKLLNKMEISKCESLKSIVVATEEVDKPRENLAFPNLEKLSLSQLPKLESFFAGNSTLKIQKNWVEVWISECSSMKTFSQGDVELPNHQNLRRVYIDGVRFSEDNLNAIVSQKFENRSKEAALMS, encoded by the exons ATGGCTAGAAATATGGTGAAACTACAAAGCCTTTCTATCACGGAATGTGACAAAATGAAACTCATATTTTCAAAAGATAAAGGCAGTACTGATGTTAAAAAGAAG GAAACAATCTTTCCAAATTTGAAGAATATCAAAGTGAGTAACATGAAGAGTTTGAGTGAGATATGTGACTTTGAATTCCCTGTAGATTCCTTTGTCAAGTTGGAGACAGCAGTTATTAATGAGTGTGGTAAATTGAATCATGTTTTTACTCATGACATGGTGGGAATATTTGAACATTTAAGCAGCTTAAGAGTTACTAATTGCAAGTCAATAAAAGCTATATTTAACCTGGATGGGAAAAATAAGCTTGCTGGTACTAGTAGGTATGCAACAATCAAACTACAAGATGTTCATTTACAAACACTCCCAAAATTGGAGCATTTGTTTAACTGGAAGAAAGATCGGCCGGAAGGGAACTTTAACTTGAAGAATCTACAAAAGATATGGGTTCAAGAATGTGGCAGGTTGGAAAACATATTTTCTTTTCATGTAGCCAAGACTATTGAAGATAATCTTGAATACCTTGTGGTGTCAGATTGTTCTCAATTGAGGGAAATTGTAGCTGAGGAAGAAGATGCCAATAACCCAAGTAATACTATTGAGTTCACCAAACTGGCAACAGTCAAATTTCTGAGACTACCAAAATTTAAGAGATTCTGCCGAAGAGACTATGAATTAAAGTTGCCAGCATTGAATGACTTGTCTATTGAAATTTGTGACAAGTTGGAACCACATTTCAAAAGAGACACCACAGATGCACAAAGAAAGCCTATGTATTTTTTTGAAGAG GCGCTCAATGAGTTGAAGTCCTTGCAAATTGGGTCACAGCATGCAAAGTTGTTAAGTAACTATGACTCCCGAATGGACAAATTAGAAGAGCTTCATTTTTCTCAATTGGATAGTACTGATGTCCTATATGCTTTCCTTCATAGCAATCCAAACTTGATGAGCCTTTGGTTGAATagatgttattttcaaaaattggttCCTCTTGAAAGGCCTCCTAATATTGAAAGATTGGGGGTTGTTCCAAAGCTGAAAGGCTTGAATTTAATGGATTTACCATATCTTGAGGGAATCGGCTTTGAACGAGACGCGATTCTTCAGATGATTGAGTCATTGACTTTAAAGGATTGTCCACGTTTGGAGACTCTAGCACCTTCCTCTGTATGCCTCTCTCACTTGACAAAGCTGGAAGTAGTTGGCTGCAAAGGACTAAAATATTTAATATCACCATCCACGGCAAGAAGATTGGGTCAACTTAACACCATGAAGATAATCAACTGCCAATCTTTAGTGGAAATTGTGTCATGTGACAGAGAAAATTTAGGTGAGGTTGACCTCATTTTTGAACAACTGACAACTCTTGAGCTTGTGGCATTAGACAGCCTACAAAGTTTTTGTAGTTTCAAGAGTTGTTCCTTCCATTTTCCGATATTGGAGAAATTCGTGATGAATGTCTGCCCCAAGTTAGAAAATTTCTCTCAAGGAGTCAGTAACACACCGATTCTGCAAAAGGTGTATCTTGATGATGACAAAGAGAAGATGAGATGGTATTGGAAGGAGAATTTACAAGATACGATACAATATATATTCAAACACAAC GATTTTTTCGAATGCATGGAGGAATTAAGTGTGATTGAACATCTTGATTATCTGGAACCATTCTGGGAAAGTAACAAAAGCCTACAAGAAGACTTGTTTGACAATTTGAAAACTTTAAAGCTGCAGCGTTGTGACTTCAAATCATATGCAATCCCATCCAATGTTCTTCTTTCTTTGAAGATCTTAGAAGAATTGGAAGTGGATCAGTGCTCCACTATACAAACCATATTTGAAATGGACAACACTAAGATCAAGGAAACATCATTCCAGCTGAAGAAGCTGACTTTAACTGGGCTACAAAATGTGACGCATGTGTGGCAACATGAAAAACAGGGGATTCTGGGCTTTCAAAATCTGCAGCAGGTGACAATCTTAGGTTGTGGCGAATTGAAAGCTGTGTTTCCATTATCCTTGGCCAGAAATCTTAAAAAGCTCGAGGAACTCGCTGTAGCACAATGTGAAGGGTTGCTTGAAATAGTTAGAAAGGAAGAGGAAGCAATGGAAAGAACAGAAAATTTTGAGTTTCCGAATTTAACCACGCTAGCACTGTGTCTTTTGCCCCGATTCAGTTACTTTTACTCGGGAAATTTCACTTTGGAGTGCCCCGATTTAAATGAGTTACAGGTGTTTGGATGTAGTGACGAGTTGGAACTGCTTCACTCTCATCAACAACAACTTCTTGAAAATCCCAGCAGGAGACAACCCCTCTTCACCAATAAAGAT GCTATTTTCAAGGTGGAGAAGTTAATGCTCAATAAAAATCACACTTTGGAATTAAGTTCATGGCTTGGACAATCTATGAATCAAGGCCTTCCGTGTTTAAACGAACTTAACCTTGTTGACTTTGATGAAGAGAAGAACAATGATGTCAGAGAGAACTCTACTACACCATTAGAGATACTAGACAAGACACCCAATTTAGAGATCATTGAAATATATGGCAACCATTGCAAAACCATTAATATTCCCGAAGCGGCTAAGAGGATACTTGACTTGAAAGAATTGAAGTTGTGGTCACTATCTGAGCTGAACTCCATTAGTGGTCTAGAGTACTTGTTAAAGCTGCGGCTATTACAGGTTTATGAATGTCCAAAATTGACAACGTTAGGACAATCTTGCTCCAATCTGAAGGAATTGCATATAGAGGGGTGTCATGGATTGCAGTGTTTATTCACATCCTCCTCAGCAAAAATGCTGATACAGCTTCAGGAGCTGAAAGTTTTGTACTGTGATTCATTGAAAGAAATAGTGGGAAAAGAACAGCAAAGTGATGAAACAGCTACAGTTTCTGCAGTTGAATTCAAGCGGCTAGAGAGGATAAGTCTTTTATCTTTGGAAAGGCTGGAATGCTTTTATTCAGAGAATGGCATGTTGAAGTTACCCTCTTTGATTTCTGTGGAAATTGAGCAGTGTCCCAGGATGAAAATTTTCTCTCAAACAGCAATACATGTGGAACCTTCTAGACCAATTCAAGTTTCTTACACCTCATCAAATGATGATTTGCTCTTCTGCGATGATCTAAACGTCGCTGTTGCGTGGAAGTCTCTACAACAG GAATATCATCTTATTCTCCGGAATCACCCGGAGTTGAAAGATTTATGGCTTGGTAAAATGCATTTCCCAGAGGTCTCATACTCTAGTTTCGATTATTTGAAACTCTTGGAAGTGGAAGGCTGTGAATTCTTAACAACTGCAATACCATCTCATTTATTTCCGTTACTGGGGGGATTAAATACATTGAAGGTGCGGGAATGCAATTCTGTTGAGACAATTTTTGAAGTAAAAGATACACCAAACATGATTGTTATTCCTTTGTTTACAATGACTTTAGAGAAACTTCCAACCCTGAGGCATGTTTGGAACAAAGATCCTGAAGGAAAGCTCAGTCATCCAGACATAATGAAGATTATTGTTGATGAATGTAAAAGCATAAGATTCTTGCTCCCAGAGTCAGTTGCCAAGGGTGACATAGAAAGGTTAGAAGTGAAGAATTGTGCGGAGTTAGTTGAAATTGTCACAGGAGATGAATTAGGTGTAAACAAACAGGTCAGCATGAACATGTTCCCCAATCTATCCAGTCTAACTCTCTGGAATTTGCCAAATCTGAACTTCCTTTATCATGGAAGGCAAGAACGTGAATTTTCATCATCAAATGCATTACTGCCATGGCATTTGTTACCTTGCCTTCATAAATTGGAAGAGTTGGTGGTTGGGAAATGTGGTTCCTTTGAAACAATATTTGATGTGGAAGATGCACCAAAAAATGATGAAAATGCAAACATGATTACTGTTATTCCTTTGAAGAAATTGACTTTGGAGCATCTGCCAGCTCTGAGGAAAGTTTGGAACAAGGATCCTAAAGGAAGTGTCAGCCTTCCATGTCTGGAGGAAGTGGTTGTTATTGATTGTAAAAGCATAAAGAATTTGCTCCCAATATCAGTTTCCATGGGTAGCATACAAAAATTAGATGTGAGGAACTGTGAGGAGTTAGTTGAAATTGTTGCAAACAATGAAGCAGCCACTGAAGAAACAAACAAAGAGCTTAGTATGTTCCCTACGTTAACATCGTTGACGCTGCAGGATTTGCCAGATCTTACACACATTTATGCTGGAATGCAAATTCTAAATTGGCCCGAGCTAAGAGAACTGGATGTTTATCATTGTAAATTGCTGAAGAAATTTGCACCAGATAGTATTGCTTCAGCTGGAAAG GATGTTACCCCTCACTTGGAGCGACTGTCACTGGACATGGAAGGTGTGAAGATGCTTGAGAAAGTACTACTTCATCTGGACAACCAAAACATAAAATATCTTAAATTGCAGGGCTTTGATGATATTGATGAGTCAGATGCATTTCCCCTTGAATTCTTTTCAAAGGTGCCACTGCCCAATATTGAGATGCTTGCGGTGGTCGACAGTGCTTTCAAAGAGATATTCCCTTCAAAACTGCCTGACACAGAAAACTATGCTAAGATCCTTTCACGGCTTAAGAAATTGGAACTCAGGAATCTACACAAGCTTGAATCCACTGGATTAGAACTTCTTACCTGGGTAGCCTCCTCTAATCTGGCATGGCTGGAAGTAGAGTGTTGTGCAAGTTTGAAGCTTTTGTTTACGTCTTCAACCGCCAAATATCTTGTTCAACTGCAACATTTATACATTTCCAACTGTGAAGCACTGCAAAGTGTAATAGTGGCTTATCAAttacatgatgatgatgatgtcatcACATTCCAAGAGCTCAAGGAATTGTCTCTTAGCAAGTTACCAAAACTTGAGAACTTCTACACTGGAAAGTCAACTTTGAATTTCCCAGTTCTGAAGGACGTCATGGTTACTGAATGCAACAGAATGGAACATTTGTTCACATTCTCAACTGCCAAAAGCTTGAAACTGTTGAACAAGATGGAGATTTCCAAGTGTGAGTCATTGAAATCAATAGTAGTGGCAACAGAAGAGGTAGATAAGCCACGTGAAAATCTCGCGTTCCCGAATCTCGAGAAGCTGTCTCTTAGCCAATTGCCAAAACTTGAAAGCTTTTTCGCGGGAAACTCAACTCTGAAAATCCAAAAGAATTGGGTTGAAGTTTGGATCAGTGAATGCAGCAGCATGAAAACTTTCTCACAAGGTGATGTGGAACTACCCAACCATCAAAACTTACGGAGGGTGTACATAGATGGAGTTCGTTTCTCGGAGGATAACCTAAATGCTATAGTCAGTCAAAAGTTTGAGAATCGAAGCAAGGAAGCAGCACTGATGAGTTAG